In Candidatus Defluviibacterium haderslevense, the following are encoded in one genomic region:
- a CDS encoding response regulator transcription factor yields MMKAIIVEDEIRSAKLLENLLRDYCPDVQLIGSASSVDAGFHLVQNNAIDIVFLDIEMQKESGFDLLNKFENINFEIIFTTAFEHYALKAIKFSAIDYLLKPIDIEELKAAISKVSKNNQRHLMNKKFEILMQNKNFDQTGYLQIALPSTEGLSIVFVHEILYLKSDRQYTIFVLKSGEKIVTSKNLGEYEDLFLVHNFFRVHHSTMVNLNEVRKYIRGDGGSIVLSNGDQVEVSKRKKEAFISRFTKK; encoded by the coding sequence ATGATGAAAGCTATTATCGTCGAAGATGAAATTAGGAGTGCTAAATTATTAGAGAATCTCTTACGAGATTATTGCCCTGATGTTCAATTAATAGGTTCAGCTTCATCTGTTGATGCGGGATTTCATCTCGTACAGAACAATGCCATTGATATTGTATTTTTAGATATAGAGATGCAAAAAGAAAGTGGATTTGATCTATTAAATAAGTTTGAAAATATCAATTTTGAAATCATTTTCACTACTGCATTTGAGCATTATGCTTTAAAAGCAATTAAATTTAGTGCAATAGATTATTTGCTAAAACCCATTGATATTGAAGAACTAAAAGCCGCCATCTCAAAGGTTTCAAAAAATAATCAGCGACATTTGATGAATAAGAAATTTGAAATTTTGATGCAAAATAAAAATTTTGATCAAACAGGATATTTGCAAATTGCATTGCCTTCAACAGAAGGATTGTCCATTGTTTTTGTCCATGAAATACTATATCTTAAATCCGATCGTCAATACACCATATTTGTTTTAAAGTCAGGGGAAAAGATTGTTACTTCAAAAAATTTGGGTGAATATGAAGATTTGTTTTTAGTTCATAACTTTTTTAGAGTACACCACTCTACAATGGTCAATCTTAATGAAGTAAGAAAATATATCCGGGGTGATGGAGGTAGTATTGTATTAAGTAATGGTGATCAAGTAGAAGTATCCAAACGTAAAAAAGAGGCATTTATTAGTCGGTTTACCAAGAAATAA
- a CDS encoding histidine kinase produces the protein MRAQMNPHFIFNTLNAIQQLISESEKEKALNYLSKFSKLIRLVLQKSDKQSNSIEVELSMLSYYLELEALRFVNKFTYHFDVALNINKESTFIPSMLLQPYVENAVIHGLLNKTSPGHLEIKLEDIDNRIVCTIVDNGIGRRNSSLINQAKLKHHESLGMKVTEERIHMIENSTHQRVEIDIIDLEDSQGNATGTKVMIKIPIEL, from the coding sequence TTGAGAGCACAGATGAACCCACATTTTATATTTAATACTTTAAATGCCATTCAACAACTGATTTCAGAATCAGAAAAGGAGAAGGCTTTGAACTATCTTTCAAAATTTTCAAAATTGATCAGACTTGTTTTACAAAAATCTGACAAACAATCAAATTCTATTGAAGTTGAGTTAAGTATGTTGTCGTATTATTTGGAACTAGAAGCATTGCGATTTGTGAATAAGTTTACTTATCATTTTGATGTAGCTTTGAATATTAACAAAGAAAGCACTTTTATTCCATCCATGTTATTGCAGCCCTATGTTGAGAATGCTGTAATCCATGGCTTATTAAACAAGACGAGTCCAGGTCATCTTGAAATAAAGCTGGAAGACATTGATAATAGGATTGTTTGTACTATAGTTGATAATGGGATTGGCAGACGTAATTCTTCATTAATAAATCAAGCTAAATTAAAACATCATGAGTCTTTGGGAATGAAAGTTACTGAAGAACGTATACATATGATTGAGAACAGTACTCATCAAAGAGTTGAAATAGACATCATTGATTTAGAAGATTCCCAGGGAAATGCAACTGGCACAAAAGTAATGATCAAAATACCCATAGAATTATAA
- a CDS encoding lycopene cyclase codes for MAEIHCDIVIIGAGAAGLHVALAMRDDAYFDDKSIVIIDKTNKDVNDRTWCYWEKGSGKWDHITKHSWTHGSFFSNWGYKHFDLSPYRYKMLQGLDFYNYSKANLLESKKFKWYQDEISEVIHRKDLLVKGRDHVYSATYVFDSRMPDEFIQESKLNKPILQHFKGWVIKTDQDFFNPDQFTMMDYRMPWKEETSFFYVLPIHSREALIEFTLFNMELLRDQDYDFMLKRYIKEILHLDHYEIVDQEYGIIPMSTFQFETLSHGNHILIGTAGGWVKPSSGYSFKNAERNALKLIRNIKDKRNINSGIISKRFRFYDTLFLDVLKHHNDIGPKLFTLMYTKNDVRKIFKFLDEETNVIEELSIIWHFPKIVFMKSLLKYFFQSITRKGH; via the coding sequence TAGCTATGCGTGATGATGCTTACTTTGACGATAAGTCCATTGTCATTATTGATAAAACAAATAAAGATGTAAACGATCGCACTTGGTGCTATTGGGAAAAAGGTTCCGGAAAATGGGATCATATCACCAAACACAGTTGGACTCATGGTAGTTTTTTTTCCAATTGGGGGTATAAACATTTTGATCTTAGTCCATACCGATATAAGATGTTACAAGGATTGGATTTTTATAATTATAGTAAAGCGAATTTACTTGAATCTAAAAAATTTAAATGGTATCAGGATGAGATATCAGAGGTAATTCATAGAAAGGATCTACTTGTAAAGGGTAGGGATCATGTATATTCAGCTACTTATGTTTTTGACAGTAGGATGCCTGATGAATTTATACAAGAAAGTAAATTAAATAAACCAATTCTTCAGCATTTCAAAGGTTGGGTTATTAAAACAGATCAAGATTTTTTTAATCCTGATCAGTTTACCATGATGGATTACAGAATGCCATGGAAAGAGGAAACTAGTTTTTTTTATGTCTTGCCCATCCATAGTCGAGAAGCTTTAATTGAGTTTACATTATTTAACATGGAACTCTTGAGAGATCAGGATTATGACTTTATGTTAAAACGATACATCAAAGAGATTCTCCATTTAGATCATTATGAAATTGTAGATCAAGAATATGGGATCATACCTATGAGTACATTTCAGTTTGAAACACTTTCTCATGGGAATCATATTCTCATTGGTACTGCAGGTGGTTGGGTGAAGCCATCAAGTGGATATTCATTCAAGAATGCTGAGCGAAACGCATTGAAACTCATTAGGAATATCAAGGATAAAAGAAATATAAATTCTGGTATTATTTCCAAGCGTTTTAGATTCTATGACACCTTGTTTTTAGATGTGTTGAAGCATCATAATGATATAGGTCCTAAATTATTCACCCTCATGTATACCAAAAATGATGTTAGGAAAATTTTTAAATTTTTGGATGAAGAGACGAATGTTATCGAAGAACTGAGCATCATATGGCATTTCCCTAAGATTGTTTTTATGAAATCACTTTTGAAATATTTTTTTCAAAGCATAACGAGAAAAGGTCATTAA